In Miscanthus floridulus cultivar M001 chromosome 8, ASM1932011v1, whole genome shotgun sequence, the sequence GAAGACCGAGGAAGTTCGGTCTCGGTTAGTTTGGTTCGGTCTCGGTCACGACCGAACTAACCAGACCTGAGTAGCAGCCACAAACAATAGCAGAATCTATAGCAATTTTCAACAGCATGCTTGCTATTTGAAGGCAAAAAAATAACAACacaatatataaaacaaaccacacATTATTATGACAAGTTCTAGCACACAACTTTCTCAGTTCTCACAAATCACAATCACACATAATGACATTACGAACGAAGTCTACAAAACTACGGTCAGTTCGGTCACTTCGGTTAACCGACACATATGATCGAACTTCTATCAGTTACTTCGGTTAGTTGGGAGCCAGGACCGAACTCATGACCGAACTTTTCGGTCTCGGTCTTTTCGGTCTCGGTCTCGGTCTTTTCGGTTCGGTCTTTGGTCTTCGGTTAATTATGCCCAGAGTGAGCTACGTGCGTCGTGGTTACGTCTGAGACGTTGATGTAACTGGGCCGCAGCGCGCTGCCTGGCGCCATGTGGTGCTTGATGGACTGATGTGTCCCAGGCGGGATGCACCgagggcgtgcactggctggtgtcgggcttgcatcgccgagacaacgagctctccgcctgctgcgccgccgcacactCAAGCAATGTGTGAATTTTGTGGTGGGCCcaacgatcctcgggcgttgtggcctctagaaggccatggagtaaGGCCATTGcggtggcgatgttctggcttgcccgaacgaagtgaggaagggtttcatcgttggcgatgatccttcggttcacatcaCGGGGCACGACGCGTGCGCACCCACCGTTTCCGCGGCGTTCAATCTCCTGATCGACCTTCGTGTACTCCCGAACAAGCTATTGTCCGGCTTCGTCTATCTTCTGCTTttaggctctcagctgctccacccctacgtgaggtgggCGGCTGTCCCTGCTTCGGTTCTGCCGCTGAGGTTGCCTACCGGGGTAGTCTCATCCGTGGAGACGCTTTCgtcgtgtccctcgggggtttctgccatgaaacattcccgggaggggtgatggctcccctgctggagttagagccagagtCCGACCTCGGCTCCTCCgtgaggaggccgtggagggattccgtgatgctttcgatcatccccacgaactcgttgttcgtggGAGATGGGATCGTGCGCTGTGCAACAAGGTGGCATACGGTTGCCGTGGCGTTACGGAGACCGAACAGAAGCGCCATCGAGGCACTCCGTGCGGAGTGTtttagagagagggtgaggtggcaTGGGTCCTCCCTAGACGGCTGGGGTCTGAGGGAGATGCtgggctggcgctcaagcctcctatAGTTGAAGCCAATGGAGGCGAGCGATTGGATGGCGacgtgggccaacgccaactctcctcccaccgtgatgatgaagtctaggtcaccgaaacgcacgtgtgcgctcaggacctagctgattgcgtggctagccatccaaggcctgatttggaatgcgcaaaggcccctacctggtgcgccaactgtcggtgtttcgaacaaacactggctagtaaatttataattgttgcgcgttaggctcggatggtgtactaaaggacacaaggtttatactggttcaagcagaatgtccctacgtccagtctgctgctgctcgtgttattagtaccgaaaaaagttcatagtagggggtacaaacggtcaagagagggactagtcccaagtctctgatggaaaggtctaaaggacgccaagagctcggttgctgcttgactatgtgttgtgtgtggaattgatcTGTCGTCTTCTATAGGAAATTGATCGGGggcccttagtggggtgccctgccctcccttttataaaccaaggggggagcaggggttacagatgggagaaagaggaaaaaccaaaggtaaagaaggtccttcgagggagccgggTCTTTCTTTTCCCCTGTGCctaccctgctaacatggcagaccgtgtcaggAATGGCGTGTttgctgatccttatagggccatgccctggcctctttcagcaagtgggtgcgtcccatcctacaccgGTGGACGGTGTGGCGTGCCAGAGAGCCGAGCCGTGACCcttcggggagtagacggggaattGACCATATGtctgtcactgtagatgatgtgagttctatcTTGGAtcttagtggttgtcgtatgctcgtgttagtatccgcgtccgagggctgatggtggtgcctacaacactgtgggacaaaagtcagcgtctacaacactattcgggctctaTCAGGCCGGAAAGGGCCTAAAGCGCCTGTCCGGTCGTATCCTGACAGTACCTTCCTACAGACATGAAGGGCATGGccctcggtactgcggttgactcgaatgtcatgtcgtaccctatgctcgtctttatgaaggaGCAAGATGTggtcgtcgggcaaggcggagccagccctcagacatcgggcgaggcggagcctgccctcggatttcgggcaaggcagagtctaccctcagatgtcgggcgaggcagagcctaccctcagacgtcgggtgaggcggaactaGCCTTCAGCCATTTgtcgaggcagagtctgcccttagacatcgggcgaggcagagcctgccctcggacgtcgggcgaggcggacctACCCCTCAGccatcggacgagacggagtcttagcccttgggggtcgggcaaggtggaaccGGTCTTCCATCGTTTGACCAAGAAGTGTAGTAGCGCTCTTGTCAGACCGGAAGCGTTAACGTTTAGTGGttattaattccacctcattgggtaccccggtattaggtccccgacaccacTTGTTCATCTCGTTATTAGCTCGACAAGCATAAATGTCACTGCTTGATGATGAGCACAAACTTGTTCACCCCATTATTAATTGCTTGACGGGAGACTAGCGGCCTGGGCGTGGGGCGCCTGTTGCATGCTGGCCGTGGTCGGCCAGGTGGCCACAGAGGAGGAGGGGGAAGGTAGCCGACTAGCCTAGCGAGGACGTGGGAGCGACCTAGCCCTAGTGGGCAGCAATGGGGAGGGCTGAGGGTGGGAGGCCTCCAGGGGTAGCCACAAGGAGGAGGGTAGGGCGAGCGCCGGACACTGTGCAGAGTCAGGAGAGAGGCGCGGGCGAGGCTAGTGCGTGGTGGGATGGTGGTTAGGTTTAGGGAGGGGTTGTGAGTTGGGTTGTAGATGAGGGGTGTTGGGATGGATCTGAAGACCTACTCCTAATGCCCACGACCGGGTCTACAACCTCGACGGCCCTACCCCCTCAATGAGTCCTACATAGGTGCCTTAAAATAGGTTCCCTTCCTATCCATGGTTCATACATGGTCTTAGGAACTGCCTTACTATGAACTCTATCTAGCAAGTACACGAGGATCCTTAATGCGTGCATCCACAAAGGCAAAGGTACATCAAAATAACTTCACATATTCCTAACCGTTCCATGAGTGCGCTTGTGTCTTACATCCACCTCGTTTTGATGAGGTGTTTTAGGCACAATAAACGCACAAATGCCATGACTGTGAAGTAACTTTGCGAATGGATCTGGACATTGACCATTTTCATCATGCTTTCCAAACTATTCACCCCTCTATCAGATTTCACCACCTTAACTTTCCTCTCAAGTTGCCTTTCCACCCATTGACAAAACACGTCTAGGATGCTTGCAGCTAAGTATTGATAACAATAACATGAGAAATCATCAATAAAAAGAATGAAATATTTCATGCAACAAATATAGAATCAATAACATAAGAAATCATCAATAAAAAAGAAGAAATATTTTTCACCACCCCAAGAAGGAACGTCAAAGGGACCACAAATATTAGTGTGTATCAACTATGCGAGGTTTGCATGCCTTTAATGCAATCCACACATACATTCCGGTCAACAAAATCCAAATGAGATAGTATTTCACTTTTCACAAGCTTCATAGCTCTTTCTTTGGATATGTGATCCAATCTCTTATGCCACAAGAAAGCCAATTTCTCATTATGCGCGCTATGTTTTTCCAACAATATGCTTAACATGAAACGGGGATCTAGCAAAACCATCATCAAGATTGAAATGGTATAAGCCATCAATTAAAATACCAGAAGCCATAACAGTATTTATTCTTATATAATGAAAACATACAGTCAGCAACCATAAACTTAAAACTTATTACATCCAACTTGCACATAGACACAAGATTTCTAGGACACTCGGGAACATAAAGACACCTTTTCAAATCTAAGTGCAGACGAGTCTTGAGGATTATTCTATAAGTCTCGATCTAGTCACTTTAGGCCTTCATCATATTCCCATGTATAAGAACTTTTTAGGTCTGCTTATGGGTTGGATCATACATAATTCCTGCATAATATGTGAAACATGAATAGTAGCACCAGAATCTAGCTACCCGGTACTATTTGATTTTAAGCATATAGAAACATAATGTATACCTTTCTTTTCAAACCATTTCTTCCTCTTCAGACAATCCTTCTTTAAATGGCCAATTTTCTTGCAAAAATGGCATCTCAACTTCTTATGGATTTGTCCCTCACTAACATGAAGCGGATTCTTCACCTTCACTAACACCTAGGAATGCATAAGGAATAAATACATGTTTTAGTATGGATTAGGAAAATTTTATAGAAGGTTGACCGAGCACTTTAAAGAGAAACAAAGTTAACCTTTTGATTAGTTGCTCAAATGGATGATCAGAGGCCATGAAAATGAAGGCCTCGTCGAATGCATTCTGTTTGACTACCCATACACGTTGTTCGGAGTTTGGATCATGAAGTTTTCTAAGATCTAGTAGAGTTTGAGATTTTTTAATGCATGGTTATAAGTatatgaaaaagaaaaggaatagtGTAGCTGTCATGAATGGTAGTGCATAGGTAGGTGCTTGAACGGTGGGTGTGAGGCTCTAGTGTGTTATTCATGTTTGCATTTGTTTGTATAATGGTGTTGGTATTGAGATTTGCTTCTAATAAGGTGGTTTGCCTTTGGAGCATGCTCAACTCTTCGCTTGATCGtcggtacaacaacaacaacaacaacaaagcctttaagtcccaaacaagttggggtaggctagagttgaaacccaacagaagcaatcaaggtttaggcacgtgaatagctatcttccaagcactcctatctaaggctaagtctttcggtatattccatcctttcaagtctccttttattgcctctacccaagtcaacttcggtcttcctctgcctctcttcacgttactatcctgacttaggattccactacgcaccggtgcatctggaggtcttcgttgcacatgtccaaaccatctcaatcggtgttggacaagcttttcttcaattggcgctacccctaatctctcacgtatatcatcgttccgaactcgatcccttcttgtatgaccgcaaatccaacgcaacatacgcatttccgcgacacttagctgttgaatatgttgtcttttcgtaggccaacattctgcaccatacaacatagcaggtctaatcgccgtcctataaaacttgccttttagcttctgtggtacccttttgtcacataggacaccagacgcttgccgccacttcatccaccctgctttaattctatggctaacatcttcatcaatatccccgtccctctgtagcattgatcctaaatatcgaaaggtatccttcgtaggcactacttgaccttccaaactaacatcttcctcctcccgagtagtagtgccgaagtcacatctcatatactcagttttagttctactaagtctaaaacctttggactccaaagtctcccgccataactccagtttctgattcactcctgtccggctttcatcaactagcactacatcgtccgcgaaaagcatacaccaagggatgtccccttgtaaaTGTGGCGTTGTGTAAAGGCAAGTAAATGTGGCGTTGTGTAGTCCACATACTTTATTAACTTTGTTGTTTGAATTAGCTCTACTAAATGTCAGTACCTCACACTAGCCATATAAAGGGGCTACTGCCTTGGCAATATCGACCATGGAGGCTGACAGAGTTGGTGGATGAGGTTGTGCGACTGGTGGTGACCGAGATGGGGGCTCAGCTTCTGGAGTAAGGAGCGCCATTGGGAGTGGTTGATGGGGGGACACTTGGATCCACAAGGGGACCCAgcgaccccatcatccacaacGACAACATGTGGTGGAGAGGTGGCAACCACAGGCAGGGATGGGCGCACCGAGAGAGTTGGGCTATGGAGGAAGTTACAGAGGTGATGGCAGCAACGACCATAGATGAGGAAGCTGCATGGGGCGACTCAGTGATGAAAAATAGAGGTGAGAagagatggaagggagagacgtgGGGGGAGACAGAGAGGGCTGAGGTACAGGTCACCTCCACCGATGGTTGCAACGGTGGGAAACCCTTGGAGGGTCGTCCTCTCGTTGCCTATCGTGACCTCATGCCCATCCCTCTTAAGGTATGGAGTTGACTGTGAGGGCCAAAATAGTAAATAGTTTTGGTCTAGCAAAATTTTAGGTTAAacaaagaaggttaaagtattaaAAATTAAAATGCACAGAGATATACCAGATTTGAGCTGGATGAAGGTGGTGTTTGCCTTTCCACTTGTGGGTTTCGTTGATTTTGTTGGTTCTGAGCGCTCAAGGTCTTAATAGCAAACTGCAATTGCGGCTCGACTGGTCCCTTCGTCATATTGTAGTAGTCATTCTGCTCAAACAATACAAgaacaaaaaaacaaaatggcGATGAAACAGCAAGATTTTATTCTGCTCCCCAGAAATATACTTGATCTCTAGTATACCAACAAAGCCTTGCAAAAGATGAAGGGAATGGGATAGCAATAGCCTTGTTTGGGAATTTTCTGTACAAGATCTCCTCAAGCCGCTTTGCCAGTTCTGGCAACCGCTTCCGCCACTCAGCTGATGATTGTTTACATCCTATATATTCGAATCTGCATGAATAGTAAAAAAAGATGTCATATACCCTCTATCGGGTTGAAGAAAAATCTGTCACAAACCTAAATTTTGGGCGATTATAGGAAGGGAAATCAATAAACCTCAAAATTTTTTAGGAAAGCCAACAACATAAGTAATGCATCCATTGTCGCATTCGTAATTATGGCAAGGAAATAAATTTATAAGCACGAAGTTTGATAAGGTAATATTTTTGTCGGGGCATGTAGACAATTTGGATCTGGCACTTGGTATCAGGATATATGTTGCCATTCAGCCAGCCCGAAGCTCACTAACTCAGTGCAATCAATACCTGACTACAACTGGAGTATTTAGTTAAGCCAACAGTAGTAAATAAACACATACATCTTTTCGCGCATAGCGGTCCAAAGCATGACAAACTGGTGGTCCGTTCCCGAGAGCGCCGCCATCTCCTGCATTGGCTGGTGCTGTGGTAGCCCATCAGCGCCACCAACGCCAACGCCAACGCCGACATCGGTGCCGGGAACCTGATTCATCTGCGCTGTCTGCCCAGACATCTGCCTGGACAGGTGGGCAGCCTGCCCCACATTCATCTTGGCAGCAGGCGGAGGCTCAGGTCATCCCTCGCGCGGTAGCTGGACACAGGGCACCCATATGAGCAAGAGAGTGAAGCCATACGTGGGAGAAGGAAGAGAGGCAGTGTGGCAGCGGCCGCATGTATCAGCAGGCAGCCCAACGAGTGGAAATGGCGCCCACGACCGCGCGGGGGCAGCGCAGCTCGCGGCGATCGGCGCCCGAGGCGCGGGGGAGCCGGGGCGTGGAGCCCGGCCCGCTAATTGCAGACCCCCTAGGGTCGGCCCAACCGAAACCCTAGAATCCTGGCGGGGCCACGCGAGCGGGGGGTCGGGAGCTGCTGTGGCGACGGGGTACCTGAGATTCCGTacggcggcgagcggcggcgggagCGGGTCGAGGATGCGGAGCGGGCGCGGCGGGGAGTTCGGGGGGGATTTGGGAATGGGGGAATTTGTCGGGGCGGGGCTGCTGCGAGCGACGCGGGGATGGAGAAGGGGGAGGGGAacggggacgaggaggaggaggcgtcgACCAATCGCGGATCTGCGCGGATTCGGGCGCTGCGGGTCGCTGCGGGTGGGCCCGGGGAGTGGCGGCTCTAGGCTCTGGTGCTGCGCGGGGGGTAAATGATTGGGTGCAAAAATAGCAAGCGCAGCAGACCAGCAGGGACTCCGGACTCTCGCTTCGCTTCGGCTCGCCGGGTTCGTTTCGTTAGAGCAGCTCCAGGGCCCCTAAAGCCTTCATAGCTAAATACAGAGGCTCAGATCAAAAATCCAACTTCAGTAGGGCCCCTACTACGGATCCTAAATTTATGTGGGCACCCAAATCCTCTCACCAAACCCCATTTTGGTTGGGCCAACAACCCGGCCCCCATCCGTGCGGGCACTGCTCCTCCCCTCTGGTGGCTTCCTCCGACGAGCGTCGCGGTGTCCCagtcagtgttttcctaaacactAAACGGTAAGCAGTC encodes:
- the LOC136471071 gene encoding probable histone acetyltransferase HAC-like 1, encoding MNVGQAAHLSRQMSGQTAQMNQVPGTDVGVGVGVGGADGLPQHQPMQEMAALSGTDHQFVMLWTAMREKIFEYIGCKQSSAEWRKRLPELAKRLEEILYRKFPNKNDYYNMTKGPVEPQLQFAIKTLSAQNQQNQRNPQVERQTPPSSSSNLVLVKVKNPLHVSEGQIHKKLRCHFCKKIGHLKKDCLKRKKWFEKKGIHYVSICLKSNSTG